Within Blattabacterium cuenoti, the genomic segment ATTTCCTCCTTATTTTGTAGCCGGAGCGATATTTTCAGGATTTGCAATGGTACAAACTCTATTAGGAGTAGCACGAAAAGTTCTTTCTTTAGAAAGTTATATTACTAGAAATCATATTGAATATATGAATATGATTATTTTGTTAACAGGAGGAATCGTTTTGTTGGCTTATCTTTCTGAATTTATTCTTTCATGGTATTCCAGTAATCCTTTTGAAGAGTATACTTATTTTTCTATAAAAGCAGCAACAGGTCCATTTTGGTGGGCTTTTTGGGCTTTAATTATTTGTAATGTTATTATTCCGCAATTTTTATGGATAAAATCTGTAAGAAGAAGTTTTTTTTGGTCTTATATTATAGCAATTATTATAAATATTGGAATGTGGTTTGAAAGGTTTGACATTATTGTATTGAATTTAAGTCGTGATTATATTCCTTCTTCTTGGACTGGATTTATTCCATCATTTGTAGATGTTGGAATATTTATAGGAACTATTGGTTTTTTTTTCGTTCTTTATTTATTATATATACGTGTATTTCCAGTGATTTCTCAATCAGAACTGAAAACAATATTGAAATCTTCTACTACTAACAAAGACTTCTTAAATAAGAAAAAATGAAAAAATGTGTATTTAATATTTATGCATTATATGATAATGATGATTTAATGATAAACAGCATTAAAACTCTTAAAAAAAATGGAATCTATATACATGAAGTCTATTCTCCATTTCCAATTCATCATTTAAACCATGTTCTTGAATTGAAAGAAACTCATCTATCTTTTTTATCTTTCATATATGGATTGTTAGGATTCCTTGTAGGAAGTGTCCTTACTTGGTATACTATGATTTGGGATTGGCCACAAAATATTGGAGGAAAACCTTCTTTTTCTTGGATTATCAATATTCCTTCTTTTGTTCCTGTTATATTTGAACTATCAATTTTTTTCTCTGCACATTTTATGTGTATTACTTATCTCATTCAATGTAGATTATTTCCAGGAGCTATTCCAAAAAATCCTGACCCAAGAACTACTAATAATATGTTTTTAATAGAAATTCATACAAAAGATAATACTGAAAATAAGAAATTAATGAGTTTTTTAAAAAAAAGTGGTGCAATGGAAATCAACATAAAAGAAATTAATAATAATTAGAACTATGAAAAAATATTTTTTTTATGTTGTGATATTTTTTATAAATATGATAAATAATTCTTGTTGGTTGGATAAGTCTAAACCCAATAGAGTGTACATGCCAGATATGTATTATTCTGAAGCTTATGAACCTTATTCAGATCCATATCCTGATTATAAAAAATCTCCTAAAAAAGTTAAAATCCCTTTTTTCTTAGGAGGAAGAGGATCTTCACTTTTCCCAGTGAAAGGAACTATTCCAAGAAATCCATATGGATTTCTTTCTTACGATATTCCTAATACAAATAAAGGATATGATGATTCTAAAAAAATTGTGACATCTCCTTTACAAAAGGAGAAAAAAACAAGTAGAATAATTACTACAGAAGATGGAAAAAATATTTATCAAATTAACTGTTCCATTTGTCACGGAAATAATGGAGATGGACAAGGTCTTTTGGTGAAAAAAGAAAAAATATTAGGAATTCCTAGTTATAAAGATAGAGATATAACTATTGGAAGTGTTTATTATGTTGTTACATATGGAAAAAATAATATGAGTTCTTATGCTTCTCAATTAAATGAAGTTGATAGATGGAAAGTCGCAGAATATGTCATGTATTTAAAAAATAATAAATAGTAAAGAAATGTATTATCTATTTTCTAAAAAATTGAAAAAAATAATTCTTATTTTCATGTTAACAGGGATCTTTCTTCTTTTTATTGCCCTCACAAAGGGATATTTTTTCAATATTCATAATAGAGAAGAAAATCAGCCTTGGCTAAGTTTATATATAGGTTTTTTTTATTTTACTACTATTTCTCTAGGGTCATTATTTTTCTTGTGTATACAAAATATATCAAAATCAGGATGGTCTATTGTAATTCATCCTGTAATGGAGGTCATCTCTTCTTTTCTTCCATATGGAGGATTAATGATTTTAATAATTTTATTATTAAATGCTATGGGAATGATTCATTTATTTCATTGGATGGATTTTTACAATAATCCTACTTCATTAAAGTATGATAAAATTATTGCTAATAAAAAATTATTTCTCAATATTCCTTTTTTTTTAATAAGAAGTATTATTTATGTAACAGGATGGAGTTTTTTTTATTTTAGGATAAAAAAAATATCTCACATATTAAATGTGACACGTTCTTTAATGTTTTACAAAAAATTAAACAGAATATCTGTTCTTTTTATTATTTTCTTTTCCATAACATCTATTATCATGGGATGGGATTGGATTATGTCCTTAAATCCTCATTGGTTTAGCACTTTATTTAGCTGGTATATTTTAAGTACTTATATAGTCACAGGAATTGGAATTCTTACAATAATATCTCTTTATCTCAAAAAAAAAGGATGTTTTTCATTTTTTAATGAAAATCATTTGCATGATTTAAGCAAATATCTTTTTTCTACTAGTTTATTGTGGACCTATTTTTGGTTTTCACAATTTTTACTATATTGGTACGGAAATATTCCAGAAGAAATTTCTTATTTTATAAAGAGAAAAGAAATATACCATTCTATTCATTTATGGATACTGATTCCAAATTTCTTAGTTCCTTTCTTTGGGTTGATGAGTAGTAAAAATAAAAAAAACCCAAAAGTAGTTTTTGCAGTAACTTGTATTTTGCTTATTGGACATTATATAGACATATACAATTTGATAGTACCTGATGTAAAAAAATTATTTGATTCAAAATTTGGATTATATGAAATTGGATCTTTATTATTAACAGGATCTCTTTTTAGTTATATTTTATTTTTAAATTTAAACAAAAAGGAATTAAATTTCATTGGAAATCCTTTTTTTAAAGAAAGTGAAAATTACAAATATCCTTATATGTGAAGATTAGAATCTTTTACAAAATTCATTATAGATTTATTGGATCCAAAAAGAGTTAAAATATCTCCTTTTTTCAAAATAGTATCTCCCGTAACTAATCCTATCACTTTTCTTGTAGAATTTTTCTTGGAAGACATAGGATTTTTCAAATCTCTTATGATAGTAATTAAAGAAACAGAATATTTTTGTGTTAAATTAAGGCTTTTCACAGATTTTCCACTAAAAGAGTATGGAGAAAAAACTTCTGCAATAGAATGTTTATTATCTACTCTAAAATAATCTAAAGCATAATTAAAAGAAATTTGTTTAGTTAATCGAAAAGCAGCATCTTGTTCTGGATGAACAACATTATTAATTCCCATTGCTTCTAATATTGTATCATGTATTTTGGATAATGATCGACTCACTATTCTAAGATGTTTATATTTTTTCAGTATAGCCGTTGTTACGATAGAAGATCCTTCATTTTCTCCAATAGCAACAATTCCTAAATCAGCTTGTTGTATCGGTAAAACTTTATATGCTGATTCATTATTTGCATCCATGCAGACTACATTAGCTATATGATCTTTTAATAAATCAACTTTTTCCATTTTATGATCTACACCGAAAACCTCATGTCCATTATCTGTCAAATTGAGAGCTAAAGATCTTCCAAAATTTCCTAGTCCAATGATTATAATTTTCATTTTATGAACTTAACTTTTTTGAGTAAAACAATATAATATTAATTATATAACTCTTATTTCTTCTCATTCTCAATTCTCAACTAATGAGGATATATCCTTTAGGATATCTATAATAATCATCATGAGCATTCATTCTATTTTTTTTTAATAATCCTAACATAATATTGAAAACTCCTATTCTTCCTAATAACATTAAGATGATTAAAACGAATTTACTTCCAATACATAAATGGGGAGTAATTCCTAAAGATAATCCTGCTGTTGAAAATGCAGAAAAAACTTCAAAAGAAATAGATAGAAGATCCAGTTTTGGATCTAAACAAAGAATAGTCAAAATTCCAATATATATCACAAAAATAGATAACATTATAATTGAAAAAGCGAGTTTAATAGACTCTGAAGAAATTTCTTTTCTTTGAATTTCTAATCTAGCTTTTCCTCTAGATAAAGAAATAATATTCATTAATGCCAATGCAAAAGTACTTGTTTTTATTCCACCACCTGTAGAAGCTGGAGAAGCTCCAATCCACATTAAAAAAATAGTAAATAAAATAGTGATTTTTGCTAATTTTTTCATATCTAATACTTGAAATCCTGCGGTTCTAGATGTTGCAGAAGAAAAAAATGAAACAACCCATTTTCCTACAAAAGTAGGATGTTCTGAAAGGGAACAATGGTATTCACTCATATAATAAAAAATAGTTCCTATTATAAGTAAAAAACATGTTGTGAATACAACAATTTTTGTATTTAAAGTGACAATATGTGCAGGATATCTAAAAAATTCATCTTTAAAAATTTTATAAAAAAATTTTTTAAATGTTAACCATATATATGTAAAAAAGTTAAATAAAATATCAAATCCTATTCCTCCCAATATTAATAAACATGCAAGAATAAACTGTAATAAATAATTAAACCTCACATATTCTGAATAAAGTCCCTGACTTAGGGTAGAAAAACCACTATTACAAAAAGCGGATACAGAATGGAAAATAGAAAAAAACAATGGATTTTCCAATTTCATTTTATCTCTATTAATGGAAAAATAAATTAATAAAGTTCCTATTATTTCTACGATTAGAGTAAACATAACCACTTTCACCGCTAGGCTAAGAACATTATTTGTAGTTTTTTTATTCAAAAAATTACTAATATAAATTCCTTCTCTAAAAGAAAATCCATCTCTAAAAAAATAACTAAAAAAAGAAGTAATAGTTAAAATTCCTAACCCTCCAAGTTCCACTAAAACAAGTAGAATGATTTTTCCTAAAAAAGTAAAATCCTTTGCTGTATCTAGTACTACTAATCCAGTGACACAAACAGCACTTGTAGAAGTAAACAAAGCATCTACAAATGATATTCCTTTTACTGTAGATGCTGGAAGCATTAGTAATACAGATCCCAAAAAAGACAAAAGAACAAAACTCGTAATAAAAATAAAAGCAGGATTATGTATTTTAACGTAAACAATAATCCGCATAAAATATGTCGTGCAGATTAAAATATATAAAATAAGACTGATGAATAAATAAATTTTTATGTCTTCAATTTTTTCATTTCTACAAAAAATTTGAAAAAAAGAAAAAATAAGAGAAATAATCAAAATAAAAAAAGATAAAAAAATCATGGATTTATATCCCTTATTGAGATTTTTTTTTAAAAAAAAAAGAATAAACAAATGTAAAAAACTTAATAAAGAAACTATGCTAATAAGTATTAATGAATTAAAAAAAGGATTTATATAAGTTTTCCATCCTAAAGATATTAGGATATATAAAAATATAACTGGAGTTATAATAAATGGTAATAAATTTTTATCATACATAATTTTCTTTTCTCTTTTTTAGACAACGAATTAATTCATTAATTTAATGAAGAATAAGAATATGAAAATTTGAAAATATAAAATGGAAAAAAGAATATCCGTCTTGTATCGAATTAAGGATTAAATAAATTCTATTAATTAATTAGAAATAAAAAGGTCTAAATGTTTCAATTTTATTGAATTCTTTATTGCAAAATTTAACATAAGAAAGAAAAGACATTTCTATTGCAGATGGGCTCATACGGAAAATAAAACGAAAATTTTCTGAAAAAATTTTTTTTTCTGAAAAATCAACATTTCCAAAAAAATATACTTTATTTTTTTTTGGAAAAGATTTGAAAAAATTATCCCCCAATTTTTTTATGGAAATAGGATATAACATCTTTTTTGAATGATTAAACAATGAAGTATAAACCAAATCTGATTTAGCATGTATCATGGGAATCAAAAATCCATTTTGAATATTAATTTTTTGAGAAAGAATCGTTAATGAATCTAATGACAATAATGGAATTCCTAAAGCACAACATAATCCTTTAGCTGCAGATATTCCGATCCTTAAAGAAGTATATGATCCTGGCCCTTTACTCACACAAATTGATTCTAAATGACTCAAATCAATTTTTGAAATTTGAATAGCATTCTGTATAAATGTATGCAGTTTTTCTGAATGAAGAAATTCATTAGAATTTTCTTCTATAGACATTAGACACACTCCGTTTTTTGCTATACTGACTGAACAATTTTTTGTAGAAGTTTCTAAATTAAGAATTAAGGACATTTTTTTCTTTAATTCTAATTTTTTATTTATATATTAAAAAAAAATAATGATAAATACAAAAAAAGTAATAAAATATATTGTTTCTTGGCTAAGAAAATACATAAAAAAATCTCAATTAAATGGATTTATCATTGGAGTTTCTGGAGGAATAGATTCTGCAGTAACATCCATGTTGGTTGCTATGACAAAACATCCTACTATTGTATTAGAAATGCCTCTTTTGGAAAAAGAAGAAAACTTTCTATCTAAAAAACATATTGATTTTTTAAAATCAAGATTTCCCAATGTTAATTCTTTAAAAAAAGATTTATCTTTTTTGTTCACTTCTTTTTGTCATACAGTTCATAACTGTAACAAAGAAATAAAAAAAAATCAAGAAGCTTTAGCTTTAGCTAATACAAAATCTAGAATTAGAATGATGACTTTGTATTACTATGCAAATATAAAAAACTATTTAGTTGTAGGAACTGGAAATAAAATAGAGGATTTTGGAGTTGGATTCTTTACAAAATATGGAGATGGAGGAGTGGATATTCATCCAATAGCTGATTTAACTAAAAGTGAAATACGTTCTCTAGCTAAAGAATTAAATGTTCTTGATTGTATTCAAAAAGCAAAACCTACAGATGGACTATGGGAAGATAAAAGATCGGATGAAGATCAATTAAAAGCTTCTTACGAAGAATTAGAATGGGCGATGAAAATATCAGAAAAATCAAAACAAATCAGTTTTTTAAAAGGAAGAGAACACGAAGTCATGAAGAGATACCTAATTTTACATAAAAAAAATAATCATAAAATGATTCCTATTCCTGTTTGTAAAATTCCTTTAAAAATAAAAAAAAATAAATTGATTTGATATTAAAAATATCACTAATCTAACTACAATAAGAAGCTAAGAATAGAAACTTTTTGTTGTCAAAAACATTACTTTCATTCAGATTTCCATTCATAGAGTAGAAATGATCTTATTTTTTCTGAATTAATTTCTTCATTTGATTCTAAAAAAAATAAAAATTGATAGAAAATCCTTTTCTTACCTTTGTTTATCATGAATTAAGTTAATTTATGAGATGGAAGAAAAAAATAATAAAAAAATTTATTCCGTGAATAAAAAAACTCCATTACGGAATAATGCTTGTTATATGAGCGAAGAAGAAAAAATAAATAAAATAGAAAAACATTTCTTTCATATTATGAATACTCTAGGATTAGATATGAATGATGATAGTTTAAAAAAAACACCAAGACGTGTAGCAAAAATGTTTATAAAAGAAATATTTAGCGGCCTTAATCCCAATACAACTCCAAAATCATCCACTTTTGAAAATAAATATAAGTATAATCAAATGTTAATAGAAAAAAATATTACAGTTTATTCGACTTGTGAACATCATTTTCTTCCTATTGTTGGAAAAGCTCATGTTGGTTATATTTCTAATGGAAAAGTTGTAGGTCTTTCAAAAATTAATAGAATTGTTAATTTTTATGCAAGGAGACCACAAGTTCAAGAACGTCTAACTATGCAAATTGTAAAATCTTTACAAGATATGCTAGAAACAAAAGATGTTGCTTGTGTCATAGACGCAAAACATTTATGTGTAAATTCACGTGGAATTAGAGATATAGAAAGTAGTACTATTACAACTGAATTCATAGGTTCTTTTAAAAATAATCCAGAAATTAGAAGAGAATTTTTTCATTATATTGGAATCCCTTAAGGGAAGAAGAAAATCATTTAAGGAATAATAATGAATATAGAAAAAAAGGATATACGAAATCACATCAAAATATATAATTCTTTAACAGGAAAAAAAGAATTATTTCAGCCTATTAATAAAGAATATGTTGGAATTTATGTTTGTGGCCCTACAGTTTATAACGATATTCATTTAGGAAACTGTCGTACTTTTATATCATTTGATTTAGTTTTTCGTTATTTGAAACATTTAGGATACAAAGTTCGTTATATTCGAAATATCACGGATGTAGGACATTTGGAAAATAATGAAGGAGAAGACAAAATTTCTAAAAAATCTCGTATTGAAGGACTTGAACCTATGGAAATTGTTCAAAAATATACAAGGTCTTTCCATTATATATTAAATATTTTCAATACTTTACCGCCTAGTATTGAACCAACAGCTACCGGTCATCTTATAGAACAGATAGACATGATTAAAGAATTAATCAAAAAAAATTTAGCATATGAAAAAAACGGTTCTGTTTATTTTGACATAAAAAAATATAATAAAAGATTTTCTTCTTACGGAAAATTGAGTCATAATAAAATAGATCAACTTTTGAATAAAAAATTCAACTCTATTGTTGTAGAAAAACGTTGTTTTCAAGATTTTTCTCTTTGGAAAAAAGCCAATACAAATCATATTATGAATTGGAATTCTCCATGGGGAAAAGGATTTCCAGGTTGGCATATAGAATGTACAACTATGAGTACTAAATATTTAGGAGAAACTTTTGATATTCATGGTGGAGGAATAGATTTAAAATTTCCACATCATGAATGTGAATTAGCTCAAGCTATAGGAATTTATAATAATAATCTTGCACACTATTGGATGCACACAAATATGATGACCTTTAATGGTCAGAAAATGAGTAAATCAACAGGAAATTTTTTAGGATTAAAAGATATAATTTATAAATCTTTTCATCCCACAATCATTAAATTTTTTATTTTACAATCTCATTATAGAAGTCTTTTAAATTTTTCTCATCAAGGACTTATAAATGCTGAAAAAGGATATGATCGTTTAATGAATGCAATTAAAAAATTAGAATCTTTTTCTAAAAAAAAGAGAATAAAAAATAATTATTCGTCAACTTTTAATATTATTCAATGGATAAAAAATTGTTATTATGCTATAAATGATGATTTTAATATTCCTTTATTGATTTCTCATTTATTCGAAGTATCCCACATTATTAATAATAATTCTTTTATAGAATGTTCAAGTTCAGATGTCAATCTGATAAAAAAATACATGAATTATTTTATATTTGATATTCTCGGTCTTCAAAAATTAGAAAAAAAAACTTCAGATAATTCTGATAAAAAATTAAAAATACTTATTGAAAGATTGATAAAATTTCGTATAGAGGAAAGAGAAAAAAGGAATTGGATCCTTTCGGATAGAATTAGAAAGGAATTATCTCACATAGGAATTTCATTGCATGATGATAAATTATTTTAATGTTTTATCTATATCCTCTATAAGATCTTCTACATTTTCTATTCCAAAAGATAAACGAATAAGTGAATCTTGAATTCCTGCATTTTTTCTAATCTCTAAAGGAGTGGACTTATGTGTCATAGTTGCTGGATGACAAATTAAACTTTTTGTTCCCCCCAAACTTTCTGCTAATTTGAACAATTTGGTAGATGTAACAACTTTTTTTGCAGATTCTATCGTGTCATCTTTCAAGCTAAAAGAAACTATTCCTCCAAAATACCGTTGCTGTTTCACTGCGATAGTATGATTTTTATGAGATGGTAATCCAGGATAATAAATTTTATCAATGCAGTTTTTCTTTTCTTTCTCTAAAAAAGAAGCAACTTCAAATGCATTTTCAGATTGTTTCTTCACACGTAAATACAAAGTTTGACACCCTCTTATAGTTAACCAAGAATCAAAAGGAGATAAAATTCCTCCAGTTGCATTTTGAATATATTTCAATTTTTCATACAAATCTGGATTTTTTACTGTAATTAATCCAGCTAATACATCCGAATGACCCGCAAGATATTTTGTAGCACTATGAATAACAATATCTGCACCTAAATTAAGAGGATTTTGAATGGCAGGAGAAGCAAAAGTATTATCCACTACAATTAAAATGTTTGGATTGATTTCTTTTGTAGAAAAGCTAATTTTTTTAATATCAGATATTTTTAAAGTGGGATTCGTCGGTGTTTCTAACCAAACAAGTTTTGTTCTCTTAGAAAGAGAAGAAATCACATTTTCGTAAAAAGTCGTATCCACAAATTTGGAATAAATGTTCAATTTTTTATACAAATTTAATAAACGAAAAGTTCCCCCATAAATATCATCGACAGCTACTATTTCATCTCCATATTTTAATAATTTTAAAATTGCATCTACAGATGCTAATCCAGAAGAAAAAGCAAGAC encodes:
- a CDS encoding DUF3341 domain-containing protein, whose translation is MKKCVFNIYALYDNDDLMINSIKTLKKNGIYIHEVYSPFPIHHLNHVLELKETHLSFLSFIYGLLGFLVGSVLTWYTMIWDWPQNIGGKPSFSWIINIPSFVPVIFELSIFFSAHFMCITYLIQCRLFPGAIPKNPDPRTTNNMFLIEIHTKDNTENKKLMSFLKKSGAMEINIKEINNN
- a CDS encoding c-type cytochrome, with the protein product MKKYFFYVVIFFINMINNSCWLDKSKPNRVYMPDMYYSEAYEPYSDPYPDYKKSPKKVKIPFFLGGRGSSLFPVKGTIPRNPYGFLSYDIPNTNKGYDDSKKIVTSPLQKEKKTSRIITTEDGKNIYQINCSICHGNNGDGQGLLVKKEKILGIPSYKDRDITIGSVYYVVTYGKNNMSSYASQLNEVDRWKVAEYVMYLKNNK
- a CDS encoding potassium channel family protein; protein product: MKIIIIGLGNFGRSLALNLTDNGHEVFGVDHKMEKVDLLKDHIANVVCMDANNESAYKVLPIQQADLGIVAIGENEGSSIVTTAILKKYKHLRIVSRSLSKIHDTILEAMGINNVVHPEQDAAFRLTKQISFNYALDYFRVDNKHSIAEVFSPYSFSGKSVKSLNLTQKYSVSLITIIRDLKNPMSSKKNSTRKVIGLVTGDTILKKGDILTLFGSNKSIMNFVKDSNLHI
- a CDS encoding TrkH family potassium uptake protein, translating into MYDKNLLPFIITPVIFLYILISLGWKTYINPFFNSLILISIVSLLSFLHLFILFFLKKNLNKGYKSMIFLSFFILIISLIFSFFQIFCRNEKIEDIKIYLFISLILYILICTTYFMRIIVYVKIHNPAFIFITSFVLLSFLGSVLLMLPASTVKGISFVDALFTSTSAVCVTGLVVLDTAKDFTFLGKIILLVLVELGGLGILTITSFFSYFFRDGFSFREGIYISNFLNKKTTNNVLSLAVKVVMFTLIVEIIGTLLIYFSINRDKMKLENPLFFSIFHSVSAFCNSGFSTLSQGLYSEYVRFNYLLQFILACLLILGGIGFDILFNFFTYIWLTFKKFFYKIFKDEFFRYPAHIVTLNTKIVVFTTCFLLIIGTIFYYMSEYHCSLSEHPTFVGKWVVSFFSSATSRTAGFQVLDMKKLAKITILFTIFLMWIGASPASTGGGIKTSTFALALMNIISLSRGKARLEIQRKEISSESIKLAFSIIMLSIFVIYIGILTILCLDPKLDLLSISFEVFSAFSTAGLSLGITPHLCIGSKFVLIILMLLGRIGVFNIMLGLLKKNRMNAHDDYYRYPKGYILIS
- the tsaB gene encoding tRNA (adenosine(37)-N6)-threonylcarbamoyltransferase complex dimerization subunit type 1 TsaB, whose product is MSLILNLETSTKNCSVSIAKNGVCLMSIEENSNEFLHSEKLHTFIQNAIQISKIDLSHLESICVSKGPGSYTSLRIGISAAKGLCCALGIPLLSLDSLTILSQKINIQNGFLIPMIHAKSDLVYTSLFNHSKKMLYPISIKKLGDNFFKSFPKKNKVYFFGNVDFSEKKIFSENFRFIFRMSPSAIEMSFLSYVKFCNKEFNKIETFRPFYF
- the nadE gene encoding NAD(+) synthase, with the protein product MINTKKVIKYIVSWLRKYIKKSQLNGFIIGVSGGIDSAVTSMLVAMTKHPTIVLEMPLLEKEENFLSKKHIDFLKSRFPNVNSLKKDLSFLFTSFCHTVHNCNKEIKKNQEALALANTKSRIRMMTLYYYANIKNYLVVGTGNKIEDFGVGFFTKYGDGGVDIHPIADLTKSEIRSLAKELNVLDCIQKAKPTDGLWEDKRSDEDQLKASYEELEWAMKISEKSKQISFLKGREHEVMKRYLILHKKNNHKMIPIPVCKIPLKIKKNKLI
- the folE gene encoding GTP cyclohydrolase I FolE codes for the protein MEEKNNKKIYSVNKKTPLRNNACYMSEEEKINKIEKHFFHIMNTLGLDMNDDSLKKTPRRVAKMFIKEIFSGLNPNTTPKSSTFENKYKYNQMLIEKNITVYSTCEHHFLPIVGKAHVGYISNGKVVGLSKINRIVNFYARRPQVQERLTMQIVKSLQDMLETKDVACVIDAKHLCVNSRGIRDIESSTITTEFIGSFKNNPEIRREFFHYIGIP
- the cysS gene encoding cysteine--tRNA ligase, whose translation is MNIEKKDIRNHIKIYNSLTGKKELFQPINKEYVGIYVCGPTVYNDIHLGNCRTFISFDLVFRYLKHLGYKVRYIRNITDVGHLENNEGEDKISKKSRIEGLEPMEIVQKYTRSFHYILNIFNTLPPSIEPTATGHLIEQIDMIKELIKKNLAYEKNGSVYFDIKKYNKRFSSYGKLSHNKIDQLLNKKFNSIVVEKRCFQDFSLWKKANTNHIMNWNSPWGKGFPGWHIECTTMSTKYLGETFDIHGGGIDLKFPHHECELAQAIGIYNNNLAHYWMHTNMMTFNGQKMSKSTGNFLGLKDIIYKSFHPTIIKFFILQSHYRSLLNFSHQGLINAEKGYDRLMNAIKKLESFSKKKRIKNNYSSTFNIIQWIKNCYYAINDDFNIPLLISHLFEVSHIINNNSFIECSSSDVNLIKKYMNYFIFDILGLQKLEKKTSDNSDKKLKILIERLIKFRIEEREKRNWILSDRIRKELSHIGISLHDDKLF
- a CDS encoding trans-sulfuration enzyme family protein translates to MKEETKLIQKILSDPLTGAISTPIYQTSTYVQDAPGIHKGFDYTRTNNPTRKILEHLITDLESGYASLAFSSGLASVDAILKLLKYGDEIVAVDDIYGGTFRLLNLYKKLNIYSKFVDTTFYENVISSLSKRTKLVWLETPTNPTLKISDIKKISFSTKEINPNILIVVDNTFASPAIQNPLNLGADIVIHSATKYLAGHSDVLAGLITVKNPDLYEKLKYIQNATGGILSPFDSWLTIRGCQTLYLRVKKQSENAFEVASFLEKEKKNCIDKIYYPGLPSHKNHTIAVKQQRYFGGIVSFSLKDDTIESAKKVVTSTKLFKLAESLGGTKSLICHPATMTHKSTPLEIRKNAGIQDSLIRLSFGIENVEDLIEDIDKTLK